The following DNA comes from Actinomycetota bacterium.
AGCGAAGCGGCGATAGTGACTGCGGTCTCGAAAGTGGAAAGAGTGCCTTCGCCCTGCTCGCCATCGGCGAAGGTGTCAACCAGAAACACCGGTGTGATCGCAGTCTGCCGCGCATATTCAATGACCGCAAGGCTGCCGGTGCGCGCCGCGGTGCGCCAGTGTATCGAACGGGGGCTATCGCCGGACCGGTAATCACGGACTCCCAGGTAATCGCTTGCGGTGTTGCGAGTGGGGATGGCGCTGGAGACCATGTAACCCGAATTCTTCTGTCCCGTCACCCAGTCGCTGGCGAGTTTGTGCCAGTGGGGGAATACCAGCAGCGGCGCCTCGGCTTTGAGCCGCCGGCGCCGGCGGGCAAGGCCAGCCGGCGCCGCACTCGAAAGACGGACGTCCGCACCGGGAAAGAATCCCCGCCTGGGGTCATCGATTCCTATCTCCACCAGGCGCGATTCTCTGGAGCCTAGTGCTGGCAGAAACAGCTTCAGCTTCGAGCCGGCATACTTAATATCAATATCGAGAAAAAAACGGGGCAGCAGGGAGGCGTTGCTGATCTCGACCGACACCGGCAGATCCTCACCGCTACTGACTGAAGCGGGCGCCCGCAATTCTACGGTCACCCTGCTTATGTTTACCCTGCTGATGATTATCGATGCAATCGGGAGAGCGGCCAGCAGGAGCGCCAGAATGTAGAGCCAGCCGGAACCTACATTCCAGGCGATCAGGTAGAGGCAGGACGCGCCGATGAGCCAGAAGAGTGTCTTGCGCGTCGGCATGGTACTGGGGGAACGGCAGCCTAGACCGGTACGCGGCGTGAAGCGAGGATACCGGAGATGATACCGGCCGCGTCTTCCCCTTTCAGAGATGATTTACGCTTAAGGACAATTCGGTGCGCCAGAGCCGGAACAGCCGCGCTCTGCACGTCGTCCGGTATCACGAAAGAACGGCCCTGGGCGAACGCCAGACCCTGGCAGATGTGAATCAGGGCAACAGCCGCGCGGGGCGAGGCTCCCAAAGAGACATCAGCGTGGTTACGGGTTGCATCGATGATATCGAGCGCATAGCCGAGAATGCTGTCGGCGACCCTGATGCCGCGCACGGCGGTCTGCATGGCGATGATCTCGGCAGCGTCCACGGCCGGCTCCAACTTCTCGAGCGGATGCCTTTCAAGCTGCTGACGCACGAGTGCATGTTCGCTGCGCCGGTCGGGAAGACCGACTGACAACGAGATCAGGAAGCGGTCGGTCTGGCCTTCCGGCAACGGGAACGTCCCGTGGACTTCGTATGGATTCTGGGTGGCGATGACAAAGAAGGGCTCGGGCATCAGGTGTGTGGTGCAGTCGACCGTCACCTGGTTTTCTTCCATTGCCTCCAGCAGCGCCGATTGAGTCCTGGGGCTGGTCCGGTTGATCTCATCGGCCAGCACGATGTTGGCAAACAGCGGCCCCGGCGACCAGAAGAAGCGCTCTTCTTTAGGCGAATAGATGGTGCTGCCGGTGATGTCTGAAGGCAGCAGGTCGGGCGTGAACTGGATGCGGGCAAAGGATGCCGAGATCGAACGGGCGATGCTCTTGGCCAGTGTGGTCTTGCCGACGCCGGGAATATCCTCGAGGAGGACGTGGCCACGGCCGACAAGCGCCGCCAGCACCATGGTGACCACATCGGATTTGCCCACGATCACGCGTGAGATGTTCTCGTGAAGTCTGGCGAAAGTAGCGGTCAGTTCCGCGAAAGAACCCAAAGGATCCACTGTCTCTGCGGCGTCTGGCTGTGATTGGCCGCGCAGATCTCGCGCGAGATTGTCTCCCCACTGATTTTCCGTCATGACCGCCCCAAAATCGAGTGTGCAAACGCCCGGCAAATTCGCCTTAAGCACGTTCAAGGGCACCGGCTAGGTGCTCTAAAACTGCTATCGGAAATGCGGCGGGCGGCCATTAGGAAAGGCCAGGCGGCGCCAGATTCTGGAAATTAGGCCGTCCGGGTGTTATAAGATGGGCGCAACCGGTCAGAATAGAACTCAGTGAAACCGGGCATACGAAGCTTCATCCGTCCACCTACAGTCGTGGACGTCGTTTTTGACCAGAGCCCCGAGAGGATGGATATGCTGCTAGACGAGCGCACGGCAAGCAAGGTGCTGGAGGCCGCCCTGGAAGAGGGCGGAGAATTCGCAGAACTCTATGCCGAGCGCCGGCGCTCGACATCGCTGAGCCTGGAGGACAGCCGCATCGAGAGCAGCTCCACGGGCCTGGATGCCGGCGTCTCCATCCGCGTCACCCGCGGCCGCGACATATCCTTCGTCTCAACCGACAGCATGGAGGAGAGTTCAATGCTGGAAGCGGCGAGACTGGTGGGTGAAGGCCTGGCCGGCGGCAGCGACGGCTTGAAACAGCTTAAGCTGATCGAGCATCCTTCCCCCCACATGATTGCGATTGCGCCCTCCTCGGTGGCGGCGCGTGAAAAGGCAGATATGCTCCGCGCCGCTGATGCGGCTGCTCGCGGAGCCGGCAGCGAGATCGTCCAGGCCTCGATCGGCTACAGCGACGAGTTCAGCGAGATCATGATCGCCAATTCCGAGGGAACCCTGGCGGCGGAATCCCGTACCCGGGTACGGCTCTCGGCGCGCGCCGTGGGCGTCCGCGGTCAGGTCATGCAGACCGGAGCCGACAGTCTGGGCGCCCATAAAGGCATGGAGCTCTTCAGTGAGCGCGAGCCGGCCGATGTCGGCCTGGTTGCGGCGCAAAAAGCGCTGATAATGCTGGATTCACAGCCTTCCCCCAGCGGCAAGATGACAGTGGTCATGCATCGCGGCTTCGGCGGCGTCCTCTTCCACGAGGCCTGCGGCCACGGGCTTGAGGCCGACACCATCGAGAAGGGCTCGAGCGTCTTTACCGGGCGCATGGGTGAGCTGGTCGCCTCGGAGCTGGTGACCCTGGTCGATGACGGCAGCATTCCAGGGGAATGGGGCTCGAACGCGTTCGATGACGAGGGGGTTCCCACCGGGCGCACTGTGCTGATCGAGAAAGGACGGCTGGCGGGCTTCATGTACGACGGCCTCAGGGCGCGGGCGCTGGGCGAGAAGTCTACCGGAAACGGGCGGCGCCAGTCTTTCCGGCATCCGCCGATCCCCAGGATGACCAATACTTTCATTTTGGCGGGCGAGCACAAGCCTGAAGATATTTTTGCCGCCACCGAAAAGGGATTTTACGCCAAGACGCTTGCCGGCGGTCAGGTCGAGCCGGCAACCGGGGATTTTGTTTTCGGCGTCTCGGAAGGGTACCTGATCGAGAACGGCAGAATCACGACGCCGCTGCGCGGCGCCACCCTGATCGGCAACGGCCTGACGGCGCTTGGCAACATCGACATGATCGCGGACGATTTCGAGATGCACATAGGCATCTGCGGCAAGGACGGGCAGGGCGTCCCGGTCGGAAGCGGCCAGCCTACCTTGCGGATCCTTGATATGACCGTCGGCGGGACTGAGGTTTAAATGTGCGGCTTCGCTGGCCGACCGCTTGCAGAAAGGCATTGCCATGCTTGATATAGCCAAAAAAACTCTGGAAATGGCCTCGGCCGCATCGGTGGACCAGGCTGAAGTGTTCGCCTCCCGGACCCGCTCGACGCGGATCAGGGTCTACCGGCAGCAGGTTGAGGAGCTGGCCAGCTCGACCGGCAGCGGCGTCGGTGTCCGCGTTTTCCGCGGAGATTCGGTCGGCTACGCCTATACCAGCGATCTCTCTGATGAGAGCCTTGCCGCTATCGTCCGGGCCGCGGCAGACAATGCCGAGGTGACCGCAGGCGACGAATTCATGGGGCTTCCTGAACCGTCTGATTCATTTCCCGAGCTGGATCTCTATTCCGAAAGGCTGGCCGAAGTGCCTCTGGCCGCCAAGATCGAGCTGGCAAAACGCATGGAAAAAACGGCGCTGGACCGCGACCCTCGCATCTCACAGGTCGATTCCGCTACATATGCGGAAGGGGAAGGCCTGGTGGCAATCGCCAATTCTCTCGGTTTTTCACAGCAGTTTGAGGAGAATACCTGTTACGCCTTCCTGCAGGCTATAGCCGAGGCAGACGGTCAGATGCAGACGGGTATGTCGTTCACCACGGGAAGGGATCCGGAACAACTCGACATCGATGCCAGCGGCGTCGAAGCCGCGGACCGGGCGCTGTCCCTGCTGGGCAGCCGGCAATGCGAGAGCATGAGCTGTCCGGTGGTCATGGATCCCTTCGTGACTTCGGGCCTGGTCGGCGTGATCGGCTCGGTGCTGACAGGAGAAGCCGTGCAAAAACAGCGCTCGATGTTCGCCGGGCTGGAAGGAAAACAGGTCGCCAGCGGCATCTTCAATCTCGTGGATGACGGCATTCACCCGCAAGGGCTGGCAAGTGCGCCATTTGATGGCGAAGGTGTGCCCTCGCGGCTTACCGGTCTGATAAAAGACGGTATTTTGCAGGGATTTCTATATGACGCCTACACGGCCCGCAAAGACGGGCGGCAGTCTACCGGCAACGGCATGAGAGGCTCGTACCGCAGCCAGCCGCACGTGAGCGCCACCAACCTGCGTCTGACCGGGGGCGATCGGACGCTGGCGAAGATCATCTCGTCGGTTGACAAGGGGTTCTATGTCATGGATGTCAGCGGTATCCACTCCGGCGCCAACGGAGTGTCGGGTGATTTCTCGGTGGGAGCGACGGGCAGGTTGATAAGTGGAGGAGAATTGTCAGACCCGGTCCGCGAAGTCGTCATCGCCGGCAACCTTATGACAATTCTGAAAGGTATCAAAACGGTCGGTAACGACAACCGTTGGGTCCCGTTCGGCGGCAGCATTCACGCACCGTCCCTTCTCATCGGTGAAATGACCGTTAGCGGAAAATGAAAAAAAGGCGGTTTTTCGCCTTGCCAAGGGCAATTGCGTCTGATAGTGTCGATAACCGCCAGCTTCTGAAACCCTTAAAACCAGGAGGTATGGAAGTGGGAAAATCTGAGTTTGTTAGCGCAGTCGCTGCCAAGACCGATCTTAACAAGACGCAGGCAGCTGCCGCCGTTGACGCATTCATCGACGTGGTTACCGAGTCTTTAAAGAATGGTGAGGAGGTTCAATTCACCGGGTTCGGTAAGTTCAGCGTCCAGAACCGCGCTGCCCGTGAGGGTATCAACCCGCAGACGAAAGAGAAGATTCAGATCAAGGCCAGCAAGGTGCCAAAGTTCAGCGCCGGCAGCGCCTTGAAGCAGGCGGTAAAGTAGTAGTATTTCCGCCGCGTTAAGCAGCAACTGATAATCTGAACTGACGGGGCGCGGGCTCGAAAGAGCCCGCGCCCCTTGTTATTGAAAAAAACAGGGCTCTGCCCGGCGTTCCTTCGCAGCTCGCCTGCATGCTCCCGCGCCTTCTTCCTCCCAAAACAGCCGTGGCGCCGATCCGGCTCATAGTTTAAAACCGCAGTTGGCAGGACAAAAGCAGCCAACGGCAAAATCTACTGCGAGGTAGGAGCTTGAAGTAATGGCATGCAATCCAAACATCATCGGGACCATGGGGCTGGCCGCGGCCGGGCGGGCAATCCCTGCCGGTTGCCGCGATTCGAGATCCCCGGAGGCGGCCGCGGGCGCACGCAGGGCCGGCGCTTCTTCAGCCCGTAGGAGGGCCGGCGCTTCTTCAGCCGTCGGCGCCATATCAGTTTCCTGGGGCCCGGTGCCGCGCCGGGAGCAAGCTGTGTTCGAACTGCCGGTCCTGGGGCTGCTGCTGCTGGTCTTCTCGGTTTCCATCCTGCTTACTCCCGATCTCCAAATCAGAGGGACTTCCTTGAGCGTGCCGCTGGCATATGGCTGTCCGCTTTTCACCCTGATGGGCATTCCCTGCCTCCTCTGCGGCATGACCAGATCGTTCCTGGCGATGGGCGGCCTGGATCTCGGTGGAGCTTTCACCTTCCATCCGCTGGGGCCAATGGTTTTCATCGCGCTGGCCGGCCTGGCGGCGGCCATATCCTGGTCGCTGGCCCGGGGCAGGCGGATAAAGATTTCAATCGATCGGCAAACGCGTGGCCGCTTGATAACCACCGGAGCCCTGGTGCTGCTGATTGCCTGGGCCGTCAAGCTTATCGTCTGGCGCCGGACAGGGCTGATCTGATGGCGCCGGACAGGATGATTGATGGCGCCGGCATAAGCGATCGCCGGCGTTTTCCCGCATGAAAATCTGAACAGGAGGAGCAATGGACAGCATCAATTACCTGGAAGCGGACGTTCGCCAACGGAACATGACCGACTGGCAGACGGCTTTCTGGCCGACCTTCTTCCTGTCGATCATCACCTGCGGCATCTACTGGTTCTATGTCCTTTACAAGCTCCTGGAAAGGCGCGAGCAGCATTTTGAACGGATGGTGTCTTTCCGCACGCATCTCCTTGACGTGCTCAAGGAGAAGGCCGCTGCGGCCGGAAGGGCCGATGAGATGCAGGCTGACATCAATGAGCTGGAAGGAATGAACCTCGACGCCACCAACCGAGATCGCGCCGGCGAGAAATCACCGGTCCTTTGGCTGGTTTTGAGCATCGTCATCGGCGTCGTCGTCTATTACGTCTATTACTTCCTCAATGATGATTTCCGGGCTCATGAAGCCAGTGAACACGATTTCATGCTCAAGGCCAGCGAGGTCATGAACAAGCTCGGGATCTCGACAGGGCAGGTAATGACTCCCGTGGTCGTGCCTGAGCGCAATTTCGTCAAATATCTGATCCTGACGATCATCACCTGCGGAATTTATGGGATCTACTGGATCTATACACTGATAACCGATCCGAACTATCACTTCGACAACCATGCGGTCTGGGAGCAGCAGGTGATGTCGATGGTGCAGCCGTCAAAATGACGGATTACGAGTGTCGGCATCGTTGCCGTCGCGATCAATTTCCTCTCGACCGCGTACCTGATCTCGACGGGCGGGGGTTTCCTTCGACGCGGGCTCCGGCTGACCGGATTCCCCGGATAACTTAATTTACACACAAGTCCTGATCATGGTTCAAATGCTGCGCGACTCCAGTAATTGCAGGTCTCGCTTCGGCATTGTCGAAATAGTGACGGCATCGCTAATCCAAACGGTGACAATCCGGCAAAGACAGAGGGGGAATAGCTCGTGAATAAATCCAAGGTAAATGATTTTTTAACTTTTAGAACGATGATAACTCCTGTGTTAATACAGATCATCTTTTTCCTCGGCGTCCTGGCAATCGTTATCTTTGGCATTTATGAGATCGTCACCGGATCAGGCAAGCGCAATGGCGGCGATATGGTCTGGAGCGGCATCTTGACGATCATTCTGGGGCCACTCGCTCTACGTTTTTATCTCGAGGTAATTGTCGTCGTTTTCAGCATCAACCGATCGGTCACAGAGATAAAGAGGAATACGGATATTATGGCCGGCCCGCAGCTTCCACCTGCTGCTGCTCCGGTGATCGAGGGTCCTGTCACGCAAACCTAGACTCAACGATTGCCGCGCGATATTTTCATTGCGGCCGATGTGTTAGAATCACCCGCGTGAGCGACGAACTCATCAACACTTATCAGCTGGCCCCGTCGATCCTGTCGGCCGATTTCTCACATCTCGGCGATGATATCAAAACCGTCATGGACGCCGGCGTGCGCGTCATCCACGTCGACGTCATGGACGGCCAGTTCGTTCCCAACATCACCATCGGGCCGGTAGTCATCGAGGGCATCCGCGACCAGGTACACGAAGCCGGCGGCATCCTCGACGTGCACCTGATGATCGACGCGCCCGAGCGCTACATCGAAGACTTCGCCCGCGCCGGCTCCGACTGGATCTCGGTGCACGTCGAAGCCTGCACCCATCTTAATATGACCCTTTCACAGATACGCGCCGCCGGCTGCAAGGCGGGCGCCGTGCTCAATCCGGCGACGCCGTTGAACCTCCTGCAGGAAGTCACCGGCGACATCGATTATGCCCTGATGATGACGGTGAATCCCGGTTTCAGCGGCCAGAAGTTCATTGCCTCGGTGCTTCCCAAGATCGAGCGGGCGCGGCATCTGCTTCCCAGGGAAGTAGCCATCCAGGTCGACGGAGGCGTCGGCGCCGATACCATCGAACCCGTGCTTGATACCGGCGCCAACCTGTTCGTGGCCGGCTCCGCGGTCTTTGGAGCGCCAGACCCGGCCGCAGCGGCGCGCGGGCTCATGGACGCCATGGCCGCTCGCGCTTCCGCCGAATAGCCGCTGGGCTCAGGCCGGCCTGCGTGGCGTCGGCCCGCCAAAAATTCTCCTGTGAAAATCTCCGATCTTTCTGCTATTATTTCCGTGTATGGCTTGACGGCCATACGACAATTGAATAGCTGTTTATCAGCAATGTCTTCGGGGCGGGGTGGAATTCCCCACCGGCGGTAAGAGCCCGCGACCCTCTTTCGAGAGGCTGACCAGGTGCAAGTCCTGGGCCGACAGTCAAAGTCTGGATGGGAGAAGATAAGCTATCGGCTTTGCCCTGGGATGGTCTGTGTCCAGGGTACTTTTTTTTGGACGGCCGTCCCCGGCGGCCGCGGGTCCGTGCGGGCCTGACTTGCGTACGGATCTTCCTCCCTCGATTCCCCGAGATTATCAGTGCCAGCGCCGATGTTTAACGAAATCGCGGCGCCTGGCGATAAGGGAAGATATTTTACGATGGTATCGGGACTCGACATAAGCTTTATGCAAAGGGCGCTCAACCTGGCCGACCTGGCCCGGGGCAAGACCAGCCCCAACCCCACTGTGGGCGCCGTTATCGCCATGGGGGACACCGTGATCGGCGAGGGCTATCACAAGCGCGCCGGTGAGGATCACGCCGAGGTGGCCGCCATCAAGGCGGCTGCGGGCGATGTCCGCGGCGCCACCATCTTCGTCACCCTGGAGCCCTGTTGCCACACCGGCCGCACCGGCCCCTGCAGCCAGGCGCTGATCGAGGCGGGAATCGCCCGCGTCGTGGTCGCATCTCTCGATCCCTCAGCCAAGGTCAACGGCAAGGGGCTTGAGGACTTGCGCGCCGCCGGCATCGAGGTCGAGGTGCTCGACGGCCTGCTGGCCGCCCGCGCCCGGGCCCAGAACGAAGCTTTCCGCAAGCATGCCGTGACCGGCCTTCCCTTTGTCATCTTCAAGAGCGCCATGAGCCTCGACGGCAAGATCGCCACATCGACCGGCGACTCCAAGTGGATATCCGGCGAGGAGAGCCGGGCGCTGGTGCACGCGCTCCGGGGCGAGGTCGACGCCATCGCCGTCGGCAGCGGCACCGCCCAGATCGACGATCCGCTGCTGACCTGCCGCATCCCGGGCGACAACCTCCAGCCGTTGCGCATAGTCTTTGATTCGCGGGCGGGGCTCTCGCTCGAGAGCCAGCTGGTGCGGACCGCCGGCGAGGTCTCGACGCTGGTGTTCGTTACCGGCGATGCTTCCCCGGAAAAGATCAAGGCGCTGGAAGCTGCCGGGGTCGAGGTGGCCCGGGTGGGCACGCTCGACGGGCAGGTCGATGTCGGCGATGCGCTGCTGTACCTGGGCTCGCGCGAGCCCGAGGTCATGAGCCTGCTGCTCGAGGGCGGGCCGACGCTGGCTGCATCCTTTGTGGAATCCGGAGCCATAGACAAGGTCATGGCCTTCATCGCGCCGAAATTCATCGGCGGCAAGGAGGCGCGCACTCCCGTCGAGGGCCGCGGCTTTCGCATGGTGGGCGAGGCCTTGCCTCTCTACCGTGTCACCCATAAGGCTGTAGGTGACGACATTCTCATCACCGCCTATACAAACCAGGAGGAATGGTAGATGTTCACCGGTATCGTGGAAGAGCTCGGCAAACTGGTCAGCCTGGAGATGGGCTCGGACTCCGGCGTCATCACCGTCGAGGCTGACAAAGTGCTCGAGGGTTGCCAGCTGGGCGATTCTATCGCCGTCAACGGCGTCTGCCTGACGGCCCGCGCCTTCGGCTCGGGCACCTTCTCAGCCGACGTCATGCCGGAAACGCTCAGGAAGACCAATCTGGGGAACCTCAAGCGCGGCAGCCTGGTCAACCTGGAGCGGGCGCTGACCCTTTCGTCGCGGCTGGGCGGGCATCTGATGCT
Coding sequences within:
- a CDS encoding DUF4234 domain-containing protein; translation: MDSINYLEADVRQRNMTDWQTAFWPTFFLSIITCGIYWFYVLYKLLERREQHFERMVSFRTHLLDVLKEKAAAAGRADEMQADINELEGMNLDATNRDRAGEKSPVLWLVLSIVIGVVVYYVYYFLNDDFRAHEASEHDFMLKASEVMNKLGISTGQVMTPVVVPERNFVKYLILTIITCGIYGIYWIYTLITDPNYHFDNHAVWEQQVMSMVQPSK
- a CDS encoding DUF58 domain-containing protein, yielding MPTRKTLFWLIGASCLYLIAWNVGSGWLYILALLLAALPIASIIISRVNISRVTVELRAPASVSSGEDLPVSVEISNASLLPRFFLDIDIKYAGSKLKLFLPALGSRESRLVEIGIDDPRRGFFPGADVRLSSAAPAGLARRRRRLKAEAPLLVFPHWHKLASDWVTGQKNSGYMVSSAIPTRNTASDYLGVRDYRSGDSPRSIHWRTAARTGSLAVIEYARQTAITPVFLVDTFADGEQGEGTLSTFETAVTIAASLAQRESSNNRRSAIGFSPTDAAIRGLENSSLEAMRWLAEVQADSKKPMDLSLGSLPWPEVTPVLLLTSHGAYADMDRSQFLQAFPYSIVIMLDGSRFGDSRRSRFMNASSIEKLTGRLETIGVRFLLVTGPDEVPFCLTDL
- a CDS encoding DUF2752 domain-containing protein, which translates into the protein MACNPNIIGTMGLAAAGRAIPAGCRDSRSPEAAAGARRAGASSARRRAGASSAVGAISVSWGPVPRREQAVFELPVLGLLLLVFSVSILLTPDLQIRGTSLSVPLAYGCPLFTLMGIPCLLCGMTRSFLAMGGLDLGGAFTFHPLGPMVFIALAGLAAAISWSLARGRRIKISIDRQTRGRLITTGALVLLIAWAVKLIVWRRTGLI
- the rpe gene encoding ribulose-phosphate 3-epimerase; protein product: MSDELINTYQLAPSILSADFSHLGDDIKTVMDAGVRVIHVDVMDGQFVPNITIGPVVIEGIRDQVHEAGGILDVHLMIDAPERYIEDFARAGSDWISVHVEACTHLNMTLSQIRAAGCKAGAVLNPATPLNLLQEVTGDIDYALMMTVNPGFSGQKFIASVLPKIERARHLLPREVAIQVDGGVGADTIEPVLDTGANLFVAGSAVFGAPDPAAAARGLMDAMAARASAE
- a CDS encoding MoxR family ATPase; amino-acid sequence: MTENQWGDNLARDLRGQSQPDAAETVDPLGSFAELTATFARLHENISRVIVGKSDVVTMVLAALVGRGHVLLEDIPGVGKTTLAKSIARSISASFARIQFTPDLLPSDITGSTIYSPKEERFFWSPGPLFANIVLADEINRTSPRTQSALLEAMEENQVTVDCTTHLMPEPFFVIATQNPYEVHGTFPLPEGQTDRFLISLSVGLPDRRSEHALVRQQLERHPLEKLEPAVDAAEIIAMQTAVRGIRVADSILGYALDIIDATRNHADVSLGASPRAAVALIHICQGLAFAQGRSFVIPDDVQSAAVPALAHRIVLKRKSSLKGEDAAGIISGILASRRVPV
- a CDS encoding DUF4282 domain-containing protein, whose product is MNKSKVNDFLTFRTMITPVLIQIIFFLGVLAIVIFGIYEIVTGSGKRNGGDMVWSGILTIILGPLALRFYLEVIVVVFSINRSVTEIKRNTDIMAGPQLPPAAAPVIEGPVTQT
- a CDS encoding TldD/PmbA family protein, giving the protein MLDIAKKTLEMASAASVDQAEVFASRTRSTRIRVYRQQVEELASSTGSGVGVRVFRGDSVGYAYTSDLSDESLAAIVRAAADNAEVTAGDEFMGLPEPSDSFPELDLYSERLAEVPLAAKIELAKRMEKTALDRDPRISQVDSATYAEGEGLVAIANSLGFSQQFEENTCYAFLQAIAEADGQMQTGMSFTTGRDPEQLDIDASGVEAADRALSLLGSRQCESMSCPVVMDPFVTSGLVGVIGSVLTGEAVQKQRSMFAGLEGKQVASGIFNLVDDGIHPQGLASAPFDGEGVPSRLTGLIKDGILQGFLYDAYTARKDGRQSTGNGMRGSYRSQPHVSATNLRLTGGDRTLAKIISSVDKGFYVMDVSGIHSGANGVSGDFSVGATGRLISGGELSDPVREVVIAGNLMTILKGIKTVGNDNRWVPFGGSIHAPSLLIGEMTVSGK
- a CDS encoding TldD/PmbA family protein; protein product: MKPGIRSFIRPPTVVDVVFDQSPERMDMLLDERTASKVLEAALEEGGEFAELYAERRRSTSLSLEDSRIESSSTGLDAGVSIRVTRGRDISFVSTDSMEESSMLEAARLVGEGLAGGSDGLKQLKLIEHPSPHMIAIAPSSVAAREKADMLRAADAAARGAGSEIVQASIGYSDEFSEIMIANSEGTLAAESRTRVRLSARAVGVRGQVMQTGADSLGAHKGMELFSEREPADVGLVAAQKALIMLDSQPSPSGKMTVVMHRGFGGVLFHEACGHGLEADTIEKGSSVFTGRMGELVASELVTLVDDGSIPGEWGSNAFDDEGVPTGRTVLIEKGRLAGFMYDGLRARALGEKSTGNGRRQSFRHPPIPRMTNTFILAGEHKPEDIFAATEKGFYAKTLAGGQVEPATGDFVFGVSEGYLIENGRITTPLRGATLIGNGLTALGNIDMIADDFEMHIGICGKDGQGVPVGSGQPTLRILDMTVGGTEV
- the ribD gene encoding bifunctional diaminohydroxyphosphoribosylaminopyrimidine deaminase/5-amino-6-(5-phosphoribosylamino)uracil reductase RibD, which codes for MVSGLDISFMQRALNLADLARGKTSPNPTVGAVIAMGDTVIGEGYHKRAGEDHAEVAAIKAAAGDVRGATIFVTLEPCCHTGRTGPCSQALIEAGIARVVVASLDPSAKVNGKGLEDLRAAGIEVEVLDGLLAARARAQNEAFRKHAVTGLPFVIFKSAMSLDGKIATSTGDSKWISGEESRALVHALRGEVDAIAVGSGTAQIDDPLLTCRIPGDNLQPLRIVFDSRAGLSLESQLVRTAGEVSTLVFVTGDASPEKIKALEAAGVEVARVGTLDGQVDVGDALLYLGSREPEVMSLLLEGGPTLAASFVESGAIDKVMAFIAPKFIGGKEARTPVEGRGFRMVGEALPLYRVTHKAVGDDILITAYTNQEEW
- a CDS encoding HU family DNA-binding protein gives rise to the protein MGKSEFVSAVAAKTDLNKTQAAAAVDAFIDVVTESLKNGEEVQFTGFGKFSVQNRAAREGINPQTKEKIQIKASKVPKFSAGSALKQAVK